AGAAGAATTTGGACTTGGATTAGGACTCCCGATCATCAAAAAAATGGTTGAGGACATGGAAGGAAAGGTATACTTTAACCTCCTTAAGTCGAACCTGTATTCCAACTCTAGCGAAGAAGTTTCTGTCTCTCTAGAATTCCCAATGAGTACAGTTCGTACTTAATTTCAATAAGCTAAATACGATTTAAAACAATCAAACCTACGAGGCATTTCAATGAATACGAGTGAATTTGATTCACTGACAGATGATAATGATGATTTCGAAAACGAGGAAGATACCCTTGAAAATCGATTTTTAATCTTTTCACTTGCGGACAGAAGTTACGGTATTGAAATCAAATACATTACCGAAATTGTTGGAATGCAAAACATCACTGAAGTTCCCGATATGCCTACTTTTATCAAGGGTGTGATCAACCTTCGTGGGAAAGTGATTGCACTCATTGATGTACGAGACAGGTTTCGAATGGAAAATGTAGGTTATGATGATAAAACTTGTATCATCATTCTCAATTTTAAAAACCAACTTGTTGGCCTCATCGTTGATACGGTAAAAGAAGTCATTCGAATCAATGCTCAAAACATCGAAGAAGCACCAAAATTTGGTGAATCGGAGAACAATCGTTTTGTCCAATCCATCGCAAAAATCAATGAAGATGTAAAGGTATTACTCAACATTGAAAATCTTTTGAAAGACGAAGACAAACTCGCGTTAGACTACGCACTCGCTATTAAAAATCAATAAAGGAACAAAAATATGAATTATTTAAATAATATGAAAGTAAAGTCAAAACTGATTTTAGGATTTAGTGCTCTCGTTTTGATTATCCTGATCAATACAATCATTGGACTTAATTCACTGAATCAATTAAATTCAACTTTAGGTGAGATTGTAAATACACATTCCAAAAAAGTGCAATTATCCGAACAGTTAAGAGCAAAGTTTATTTGGATGATCCGCGAGGAAAAAAACCTTATACTCGCGACGAGCGTAGAAGAACAAAACAAACGTTTGAGTATCAGAGATGGTCTCGAAGTTGATTTTGCTAAAATCAAAAAAGAATTTTATGACTTACTAGACCAAGATGAAAAAGCGAAAGTACCTGGATTAGAAAAACAATTAGAAGAGTGGTTTGCGGCTTACGCTGTCACCAAAAGTATCGCTTTACAATTTAAAGCAAAGGAAGCACAAGCCAACTCTTCTACTAGAGGAAGAGCTGCTGCTATGGCTCTCGACAAAACCATGGAAGATTTTGCGACATTATCAGAAACAAAAATGAAAACTGCGTATGATAATGCTTCGAAAGCATACAATTTTATGGTTCGATCTTTTATCATCCAATTAATAATTTCATTTGCAATCGCATTTATCGTTGCCTTTTGGATCATTAGAAGCATCACCAAATCACTGAATGCAGCAATGGAAATTGTAGGAATGGTCACTGTGGCATCCGAACAAGTATCCTCTACTGCGTTTTCCTTAAGCCAAGGAGCAAGTGAACAAGCAGCTTCCGTCGAAGAAACAACAGCATCCATTGAGGAGATGTCTGCCTCTGTCTCTCAAAATGCAGAGTCTGCCTTAGAGACAAATAATATTGCAGGCAAATCAGCAAGTGAAGCTGCAGTTGGCCAAGAATCGGTTTTAAAAACCTTAGAAGCGATGAAAAACATCTCTTCTAGAATTAAAATCATTGAAGAAATTGCTTATCAAACAAACTTACTTGCGTTAAATGCTGCTATTGAAGCTGCTCGTGCGGGAAAACATGGAAAAGGATTTGCGGTTGTCGCTGACGAAGTTCGTAAACTAGCAGAACGAAGCCAAGTAGCAGCACAAGAGATCAATCATTTGTCGACCAATAGTGTTTCACTTGCTGAAGAAGCAGGTAGAATCATCGAACAAATTGTCCCAAGCATCAACCGAACAGCCGAACTAGTTTCTGGAATTGCGGTCTCTTCCAGAGAACAATCCGCAGGAATTTCACAAATTTCAATGGCAATGACACAAATGGACCAAACCACTCAAGTGTCAGCATCTGCATCAGAAGAACTGGCTGCAACTTCCAACGAATTAAAAGAACAAGCAACTCATTTGATGGAAATCATGGAATCTCTTGTGAAACTGAATGTGAATCAATCAGTAAGTTCTAAAAAAATTAACTCCTCTGAATTAAAATCGATAGCAAGTGAATTTGGTAAAAATTCAAAAGTTGGATTTGGCAATTCCAACGGAGGGAAATCAAAATCTACACACGATTTGAAACATGAAACAAATTTAACTGAAAAATTTTAACCATCAATATGAATAGAGAAGATCTCTTACTCGGATTCATCCAAGAAGGTTTCGAATTGATTGAGGATTGCGAAAATGCAATCCTTGCCATTGAAGAAATCCAAAATTCGCATGGAAACTTTGATGAAGAACTGATGAACAATTTGTTTCG
The sequence above is a segment of the Leptospira levettii genome. Coding sequences within it:
- a CDS encoding chemotaxis protein CheW → MNTSEFDSLTDDNDDFENEEDTLENRFLIFSLADRSYGIEIKYITEIVGMQNITEVPDMPTFIKGVINLRGKVIALIDVRDRFRMENVGYDDKTCIIILNFKNQLVGLIVDTVKEVIRINAQNIEEAPKFGESENNRFVQSIAKINEDVKVLLNIENLLKDEDKLALDYALAIKNQ
- a CDS encoding methyl-accepting chemotaxis protein encodes the protein MNYLNNMKVKSKLILGFSALVLIILINTIIGLNSLNQLNSTLGEIVNTHSKKVQLSEQLRAKFIWMIREEKNLILATSVEEQNKRLSIRDGLEVDFAKIKKEFYDLLDQDEKAKVPGLEKQLEEWFAAYAVTKSIALQFKAKEAQANSSTRGRAAAMALDKTMEDFATLSETKMKTAYDNASKAYNFMVRSFIIQLIISFAIAFIVAFWIIRSITKSLNAAMEIVGMVTVASEQVSSTAFSLSQGASEQAASVEETTASIEEMSASVSQNAESALETNNIAGKSASEAAVGQESVLKTLEAMKNISSRIKIIEEIAYQTNLLALNAAIEAARAGKHGKGFAVVADEVRKLAERSQVAAQEINHLSTNSVSLAEEAGRIIEQIVPSINRTAELVSGIAVSSREQSAGISQISMAMTQMDQTTQVSASASEELAATSNELKEQATHLMEIMESLVKLNVNQSVSSKKINSSELKSIASEFGKNSKVGFGNSNGGKSKSTHDLKHETNLTEKF